In the bacterium genome, CCCTTTTTTCTTATCTTTTTAGTAAGCAGCTTTGTCTTTCTTAATGCCCAATTGCTTAATTTAAACAAAGATATTCCAAAGATTGCAACTTGGCTTATTCTTCTTTTTTTAACCTTTCTTTATATTGCCATTTATTCCTATCTTTCTGTTATCCAATACAATGGTTTCTTTACCGGGCATCATGATTTAGCGATATTTGATGAGGCGATATGGAATACAATTAAGGGAAGAATTCTTAATACCTCTGTAACATTGGGCTATAACTTCCTTGGCGAGCATTTCTCACTCATCCTCCTTATCCTTGCCCCATTTTATCTTATCTGGCAAGACCCAAAGATGCTTCTTGTGTTACAAAGCCTATTCCTTGGATTAGGAGCAATCCCTGTATTTCTCATTGCCAAGGATAAATTAAAGCATAATCTCTTAAGTTTATCCTTCTCCTTTGCCTATCTCTTTCATCCATTTATCTCAAGGGTAAATCTCTTTGAATTCCATGAGATATGCCTTGCTCCCTTCTTCCTCCTTTTTACCTTCTATTTCCTACAAAGAAGAATTTGGCTTCTTTACTTTATCTTCCTCTTTCTCTCTTTAATGATAAAAGAAGATCTCTCTTTAATCATAATAGCCTTAGGCATCTATTCCTTCTTTAAAATAAACAAAAAGATTGGCATTATTACATTTATCATTGGAATCCTCTGGGCATATACCTCTGTATCTATTCTAATGCCTTATATCAAAAAAAGAAACAGCAATAACAGAAATAGATTCAACCTATAAGCACTTTGGAAGATTAAACCTTGGAGAAAGCCCATCGGAAATATTAAAAAACCTCATTTTAAAACCACAAAAT is a window encoding:
- a CDS encoding DUF2079 domain-containing protein, whose amino-acid sequence is MKRKTKKAKGKKGFWIIILCNALLILGFFLYKSLSFSIWKPFFLIFLVSSFVFLNAQLLNLNKDIPKIATWLILLFLTFLYIAIYSYLSVIQYNGFFTGHHDLAIFDEAIWNTIKGRILNTSVTLGYNFLGEHFSLILLILAPFYLIWQDPKMLLVLQSLFLGLGAIPVFLIAKDKLKHNLLSLSFSFAYLFHPFISRVNLFEFHEICLAPFFLLFTFYFLQRRIWLLYFIFLFLSLMIKEDLSLIIIALGIYSFFKINKKIGIITFIIGILWAYTSVSILMPYIKKRNSNNRNRFNL